In one window of Prevotella fusca JCM 17724 DNA:
- a CDS encoding polymorphic toxin type 44 domain-containing protein translates to MEVKRCDYVSVLEIAQYLCGEIQKNLMSRHVREIRNLLSSYSKGKEVTQRALGLMKPLGRSLVLANPSYSPLLSAAISDRIEGRMKAYDKWKGLVSAGRSWDHKKEIQRLQGDKHWSCDKSKHILFFYDLWSNIHYGFIGKAAGFTEWELTAGAGVAQLKDNNRTFTSWTSQYFQNRFRNIGDADFLAAFDDASDNEAIKIGFRLYDRFGRTPSLLTAQSILSEMYKSYQNNGLINIKKCPNH, encoded by the coding sequence ATGGAAGTAAAAAGATGCGATTATGTTTCAGTCTTGGAAATAGCTCAATATCTTTGTGGAGAAATACAAAAAAATTTGATGTCAAGACATGTGAGAGAAATTAGGAATTTGCTTTCTTCTTATAGCAAAGGGAAAGAAGTTACTCAAAGGGCATTAGGATTAATGAAACCTTTAGGAAGATCTTTAGTGTTAGCTAATCCCTCTTATTCACCTTTACTCTCAGCTGCAATTTCAGACAGAATAGAAGGTCGTATGAAAGCATACGATAAGTGGAAAGGACTTGTATCAGCAGGACGGTCTTGGGATCATAAGAAAGAAATACAGAGACTTCAAGGGGATAAACATTGGTCTTGCGACAAGAGTAAACATATATTGTTTTTTTATGATTTATGGTCGAATATACATTATGGATTTATTGGAAAAGCTGCTGGCTTTACAGAATGGGAATTGACAGCTGGAGCTGGGGTTGCACAGCTGAAAGACAATAATCGGACTTTTACTTCATGGACTTCCCAATACTTTCAAAATAGGTTTAGAAACATTGGGGATGCGGACTTTCTCGCAGCTTTTGATGATGCGAGTGACAATGAAGCTATCAAAATTGGCTTTAGGCTATATGATAGATTTGGAAGAACACCTTCCTTGCTAACGGCTCAATCTATTTTAAGTGAAATGTATAAATCCTATCAGAATAATGGACTCATAAATATCAAAAAATGCCCAAATCATTAA
- a CDS encoding RagB/SusD family nutrient uptake outer membrane protein, whose product MKHIISNILKGGLPILCLGMTVTSCNDFLDRPPLDQVPPSSYYLTADQLGTFPINYYTSIFPNNSGWWAGVATFDDGTDNQAARGGNTSMFLQDQWKVPTSGGIGMNNIRNVNKFINENEPKIAEGKVSGDANLITQYMGEAYFIRAMLYYDKLQAYGDFPILLTELKVEDDLVTPNKRQPRNLVARQILSDMDKAIEKLQVDFAKKVRINKYAALAMKSRIALYEATFEKYHRGTGRVPGDANWPGKNKEWNKSFTINQDDEVNFFLDQAIDAAKKVCDAVPLKTKNSHVMNPSIVGLYNGWNAYYDMFASPDLSKYPEVLLWRQFNSDINVAHLTSNKLRGGAATGWTRGLVESFLMKNGLPIYAASSGYNGDTTIDMVKKDRDERLQLFLFGESDVLGIDQKSIDLVNEKRPAGTAPIDKIKFNVAGLFATDQACRDVTGYRQRKFYNYDPAMQLGQTFSDVDGQIIIRVEEAMLNYIEASYLRKGSLDATATGYWTALRERAGITAPISTTIAATDMTKEADVNRPSYDWAAFSAGKPVDATLYSIRRERRSEFAGEGLRNDDLIRWASLDQVKNYQVEGINFWDQTYQNPSFVNDKGVSLIIADGGDKATMSSKDISKYIHPYQIQKNNNILYNGYTFYQAHYLYPFSYQEMQLCSPDGTAENSNLYQNINWPVEANGEALK is encoded by the coding sequence ATGAAACATATCATTTCAAATATATTAAAGGGAGGATTGCCTATTCTTTGCTTAGGCATGACGGTTACGTCATGTAATGATTTTCTTGACAGACCGCCACTTGACCAAGTTCCTCCTTCTTCCTATTATCTGACAGCAGATCAGTTAGGCACATTCCCTATCAATTACTATACTTCTATTTTCCCAAACAACAGTGGATGGTGGGCTGGTGTAGCAACATTCGATGATGGAACAGATAACCAGGCTGCAAGAGGTGGTAACACTTCAATGTTCTTACAGGATCAGTGGAAAGTTCCTACATCTGGCGGTATCGGTATGAACAACATTCGTAACGTCAATAAGTTTATTAATGAGAATGAGCCGAAGATTGCTGAAGGCAAGGTATCTGGTGATGCGAATCTTATCACCCAGTATATGGGTGAGGCATATTTCATCAGGGCTATGCTCTATTACGATAAGCTCCAGGCTTATGGAGACTTCCCTATTCTGTTGACAGAACTTAAGGTTGAAGATGACCTTGTTACGCCGAATAAGCGTCAGCCTCGTAACCTTGTAGCCCGTCAGATACTCTCTGATATGGACAAGGCGATTGAGAAGCTGCAGGTGGATTTTGCCAAGAAGGTACGTATCAACAAGTATGCAGCTCTGGCTATGAAATCAAGAATTGCACTTTATGAGGCAACATTTGAGAAGTATCACAGAGGAACTGGTCGTGTGCCTGGTGATGCTAACTGGCCAGGTAAGAATAAGGAATGGAACAAGAGCTTCACTATCAATCAGGATGATGAGGTAAACTTTTTCCTTGATCAGGCTATTGACGCTGCCAAGAAGGTTTGCGATGCAGTTCCATTGAAAACTAAGAACAGTCATGTAATGAATCCAAGTATCGTTGGACTGTACAATGGATGGAATGCATACTACGATATGTTTGCCAGCCCAGACCTGTCTAAGTATCCGGAGGTGTTGTTGTGGCGTCAGTTCAATTCAGATATTAACGTGGCTCACCTCACATCAAACAAACTTCGTGGCGGTGCTGCAACAGGTTGGACACGCGGTCTCGTTGAGTCATTCCTTATGAAGAACGGTCTGCCAATCTATGCTGCCAGCTCTGGTTATAATGGCGATACCACGATTGACATGGTTAAGAAGGACCGTGACGAACGTCTGCAGCTCTTCCTCTTTGGTGAGTCTGATGTACTCGGTATTGACCAAAAGAGCATTGACCTTGTGAACGAGAAGCGTCCTGCCGGTACTGCACCTATTGACAAAATCAAGTTCAATGTTGCTGGTCTCTTTGCAACCGACCAGGCATGTAGGGATGTCACCGGCTATCGTCAGCGTAAGTTCTATAACTATGATCCTGCAATGCAGTTAGGTCAGACCTTCTCAGATGTTGACGGTCAGATTATCATCCGTGTAGAGGAAGCTATGCTCAATTACATCGAGGCTTCTTATCTCCGTAAAGGTTCATTAGATGCAACTGCAACAGGTTATTGGACAGCTTTGCGTGAACGTGCTGGTATTACTGCTCCTATCTCAACAACCATTGCTGCAACTGATATGACCAAGGAGGCTGATGTTAATCGTCCTTCTTACGACTGGGCAGCATTCTCTGCAGGCAAGCCTGTTGACGCTACGCTCTATTCTATTCGTCGTGAGCGTCGCAGCGAGTTTGCTGGTGAGGGTCTGCGCAATGATGACCTTATTCGTTGGGCATCTTTGGATCAGGTGAAGAATTACCAGGTTGAGGGTATTAACTTCTGGGATCAGACCTATCAGAATCCTTCTTTCGTAAATGATAAGGGTGTAAGTCTGATTATTGCTGATGGTGGTGATAAGGCTACGATGTCATCCAAGGACATTTCAAAGTATATCCATCCTTATCAGATTCAGAAGAACAACAATATTCTCTATAATGGTTATACCTTCTATCAGGCTCACTATCTGTATCCATTCTCTTATCAGGAGATGCAGCTCTGTTCACCTGATGGTACTGCAGAGAACTCTAACTTGTATCAGAATATCAACTGGCCGGTTGAGGCTAATGGTGAAGCTCTGAAATAG
- a CDS encoding S8 family serine peptidase, which produces MYRFIYSLLFILASHALSAQRPRYEKMSPFVREAMTSTLTARQLTRGQADNRLLTAFVRIDGDAVEVLRRHGCKELARMGNISIAAIPLSRLGALSCNRQVNRIETGRRCSIQMDTTRLVVNAEPAYTGEGLPETYTGRGVVVGVQDIGFDLTHPNFYSTDMGRYRIKAMWDQLSRDTIGSNLYVGRDYVGEEALLQLGHPVDGDTQTHGTHTAGIAAGSGAEGNGVVSPYRGVAYDADLVLVDNAADNADLIDPKDYYKYTYATDALGFKYIFDYADRQHQPCVINFSEGGHQDFHGYDQLYYELLAKLTGPGHIIVSSAGNDGAKHTYIHKPAGKERAGAFLMGNPNRASCTAKSRQPFTFRITIYNKVDSPTKIDVSTAAVCNAQDSLFTDSTVIDGKKYVWQVLAYPNSYDHDETAYDFQLSSTSGVGSGMHVSLQVMGREADIELYRMSGYMFPKELDPGLDAGDCSYTVFSPSSSPDVICVGATGYRTQFINYLGVKKVYDSGQNGVRTPFSAMGPTFDGRIKPDVMAPGQNIISSYSTFFINNPKNINESVQSDVRHFTYGGRTYAWNANAGTSMSAPVVAGAIALWLQADPTLTPADCLDIFSKTCTRYDVSLNYPNNLYGYGQIDVVAGLHEVLRRKAMGIKELDDKGGTDERIYLPDGRYVGTSLSELPKGIYIRNGKKFVK; this is translated from the coding sequence ATGTACCGTTTCATATACTCCCTCCTTTTTATACTCGCTTCTCACGCTCTCAGTGCCCAGCGCCCACGCTATGAGAAGATGTCGCCCTTTGTACGTGAGGCTATGACCTCCACACTGACAGCCAGACAGCTTACCCGTGGGCAGGCTGACAACAGGCTGCTGACAGCTTTTGTGCGCATTGACGGCGATGCTGTTGAGGTGCTACGCCGTCATGGTTGCAAGGAACTGGCTCGCATGGGGAATATCAGTATTGCAGCCATACCACTCAGCAGGCTCGGAGCTTTGTCCTGTAACCGGCAGGTAAACAGAATCGAGACGGGCAGACGATGCAGCATACAGATGGACACCACACGATTGGTTGTCAATGCAGAACCTGCCTATACGGGCGAAGGACTGCCAGAGACTTATACAGGACGTGGTGTTGTCGTGGGCGTACAGGATATTGGTTTTGACCTGACACATCCGAACTTCTATTCAACCGATATGGGTCGCTATCGCATCAAGGCGATGTGGGACCAGCTGTCACGTGACACGATCGGTTCCAACCTGTATGTGGGTCGCGACTACGTGGGCGAGGAAGCCTTGCTGCAGCTGGGACATCCAGTAGACGGTGACACACAGACGCACGGCACACATACAGCGGGTATTGCTGCAGGCAGCGGAGCTGAAGGAAACGGTGTGGTTTCTCCTTATCGTGGTGTGGCTTACGATGCCGACCTGGTATTGGTTGACAATGCCGCAGACAATGCCGACCTGATTGACCCGAAGGACTATTATAAATACACTTACGCCACCGATGCACTCGGTTTCAAGTATATCTTTGACTATGCCGACCGCCAACACCAACCTTGCGTAATCAACTTCAGCGAGGGAGGACATCAGGATTTCCATGGTTACGACCAGCTGTATTATGAACTGCTTGCCAAGCTGACAGGTCCCGGACATATCATCGTCTCTTCTGCCGGGAATGACGGTGCAAAACATACCTACATACATAAACCTGCAGGAAAGGAGCGTGCCGGGGCGTTTCTCATGGGCAATCCGAACCGTGCAAGCTGTACAGCCAAGTCCAGACAGCCGTTTACATTCCGCATAACCATATATAATAAGGTGGACTCTCCTACGAAGATTGACGTCTCAACGGCTGCTGTCTGCAATGCACAGGACTCCCTCTTTACGGATTCTACCGTGATAGACGGGAAGAAGTATGTCTGGCAAGTACTGGCTTATCCTAACAGCTATGACCATGACGAGACAGCCTATGACTTCCAGCTCAGCAGTACTTCGGGTGTCGGCAGTGGTATGCACGTCTCACTTCAGGTGATGGGCAGGGAAGCTGACATCGAGCTCTATCGCATGTCAGGATACATGTTTCCCAAGGAACTTGACCCAGGACTTGATGCAGGAGATTGCAGCTATACGGTCTTTTCCCCATCCAGTTCGCCTGATGTCATTTGTGTTGGCGCAACAGGCTACCGTACGCAGTTCATCAACTATCTGGGTGTAAAGAAGGTATATGACAGTGGACAGAATGGTGTTCGCACACCTTTCTCTGCCATGGGACCCACCTTTGACGGACGCATAAAGCCTGACGTGATGGCTCCGGGGCAGAACATCATTTCATCTTACAGCACATTCTTCATCAACAACCCGAAGAATATAAACGAATCTGTACAGAGTGATGTGCGCCACTTCACCTATGGCGGTCGCACCTATGCATGGAATGCCAATGCAGGCACATCAATGTCGGCACCTGTAGTGGCAGGTGCTATTGCGCTATGGCTGCAGGCTGACCCTACACTGACACCTGCCGACTGCCTGGACATATTCTCCAAGACCTGCACACGCTATGATGTGTCACTCAATTACCCCAATAATCTTTACGGCTATGGGCAGATTGATGTTGTTGCCGGGCTGCATGAGGTGCTGCGCAGAAAGGCAATGGGCATCAAGGAGCTTG
- a CDS encoding DUF4948 family protein: MPKSLKFFPIALVILLFGCESNDMPSDHQMSDNFYLHESAFERLKNISLKYGNFHYPPYDETDSSACAVSAKDKKELDSLIRKTGVIRVSCDDSTEVCMLFHTWGLSVSGGYKEYVYTPYIEDNIKKYNKEVASDSTTEMYIVQKITEEDLNQVAQRYSVNLELYRPIKTAWYIHLSREN, encoded by the coding sequence ATGCCCAAATCATTAAAATTCTTTCCTATTGCGCTTGTCATTTTGCTTTTTGGATGTGAAAGCAATGATATGCCGTCAGATCATCAGATGTCAGATAATTTCTATCTCCATGAGTCTGCATTTGAGCGATTGAAGAATATCTCTTTAAAGTACGGTAATTTTCATTATCCTCCCTATGATGAAACAGATAGCTCCGCCTGTGCTGTTTCAGCTAAAGATAAGAAAGAACTGGATTCCTTGATAAGGAAAACTGGTGTTATCCGAGTGTCTTGTGATGATAGTACAGAAGTATGTATGCTTTTTCATACGTGGGGACTTTCAGTCAGCGGAGGGTATAAGGAATATGTCTATACTCCGTATATCGAGGATAATATAAAGAAATATAACAAAGAGGTTGCCTCAGATTCAACTACTGAGATGTATATCGTACAAAAGATTACGGAGGAGGATTTGAATCAAGTTGCGCAAAGGTATTCTGTAAATTTAGAGTTATATCGTCCTATAAAAACTGCTTGGTATATACATCTCAGCCGGGAGAATTGA
- a CDS encoding SusC/RagA family TonB-linked outer membrane protein, which yields MYLKRKRTTSLLMVALFSTSLLHANITYEANAAVVQQQSVCKGVVVDNNGDPVIGASIVVVSNGQKKGGITDLDGKFEISGVASGSTITISYVGYKTQQVVWNGKDLTVTMQESSEMLDNVVVVGYGTQKKVNLTGAVSVVSSKALESRPVTSVAQALQGEVPGLNFSVGNSGGSLNSRMSMNIRGIGTIGSGSNAAPLVLIDGSEGDLYSISPNDIESISVLKDASSSAIYGSRAAFGVILVTTKSGKDSRMNVSYNGNVRFSTATQIPEMPNSYDFARYWNDAAANSGAPAPFSQAMLDKIKNHINGTPKPGDEVTTTWAGYDANEPWSMYTGSWDNTDWFKEMYKSGVPSTEHNVALSGGGGKVNYYLSGAVLNQRGLIRHGKDELTRYNFSGKITANLKDWFTVTYNTKWVREDYSRPSYMTGLFFHNIARRWPTNPVYDPNGHYVHGNEILQMENGGLDNTQQDKLYQQLALEFRPLKGWKIRLEGNYNTVNYHNHWDVLPIYYYDQKQKPIAAAWSGGYAAGKSDVGERMSKNNYYNGRFFTEYMFTLNDKHDFKFLAGLDMESNRYTSLGAARADLISPLVPSLNNATHKDVRPSFSNTQWATMGVFGRVNYAYDSRYLAEFSIRRDGSSRFIGDKTWSTFPSFALGWNIANEEFFKPLTKTVNTLKLRATYGALGNTNIKALYPWFLSQPASASASSWLVNGERVNISNVPGLVSPNLTWESVRSWNIGLDFGMFNNRLQGTFDYFVRTTKDMVGPAPVKPSILGATQPAENNSDMRSNGWDLEVRWRDRIGQVGYGIKLVLSDDFQTITRYYNPNRLLSEWCEGKRMGDIYGYEVEGIAQSNEQMNEWLANNRPSWGSNWAAGDVMYKDLNGDKKVNSGKGTYDDMGDLRKIGNSLPRYRFGITLDANWKGFDFLIFMQGVGKRDFWDSSPYSVGANTGMWQAAGFKEHLDYWRPATDTNFGPNPNGFYPRPLFGQGSKNFQTSDRYLQNAAYMRIKNIQIGYTLPIAIASKIGANRVRFYFSAENLATFTQMNKIFDPEATGGDWGPGKLYPLQRTVSFGLNLNF from the coding sequence ATGTACCTAAAAAGAAAAAGGACTACGAGCTTGTTGATGGTGGCTTTGTTCAGTACAAGTTTACTGCATGCCAACATTACGTATGAAGCGAATGCAGCTGTTGTTCAACAGCAGTCTGTATGTAAGGGAGTTGTTGTAGACAACAATGGAGATCCTGTTATCGGTGCCTCTATTGTAGTTGTAAGTAATGGACAGAAGAAGGGAGGGATAACTGACCTTGACGGTAAGTTCGAAATTTCGGGTGTAGCCTCTGGTTCGACCATCACCATTTCATACGTGGGATACAAGACCCAGCAGGTGGTGTGGAACGGTAAGGACCTCACCGTGACAATGCAGGAGAGCAGTGAAATGCTCGACAATGTCGTGGTTGTCGGTTATGGTACCCAGAAGAAGGTAAACCTTACCGGTGCTGTCTCTGTCGTATCTTCAAAGGCACTTGAGTCACGTCCTGTAACGAGCGTTGCCCAGGCATTGCAGGGCGAGGTTCCCGGTTTGAACTTCAGTGTCGGTAATTCGGGCGGTTCACTCAACAGTCGTATGAGCATGAACATCCGTGGTATCGGTACCATCGGTTCAGGTTCAAACGCAGCTCCTCTCGTTCTTATCGACGGTTCTGAGGGTGATTTGTACTCAATCTCTCCGAACGATATTGAGAGTATCTCTGTATTGAAGGATGCTTCTTCAAGTGCTATCTATGGTTCACGTGCGGCATTCGGTGTAATCCTTGTTACTACAAAGAGCGGTAAGGATTCACGTATGAACGTGTCTTACAACGGTAATGTACGTTTCTCAACAGCAACTCAGATTCCAGAGATGCCGAACTCATACGACTTCGCACGTTATTGGAACGACGCTGCTGCCAACAGTGGTGCACCTGCTCCTTTCAGTCAGGCAATGCTGGACAAAATCAAGAACCATATAAACGGTACTCCGAAACCGGGTGATGAGGTGACAACTACATGGGCTGGTTACGATGCCAATGAGCCTTGGAGTATGTACACAGGGTCTTGGGACAATACCGACTGGTTCAAGGAGATGTATAAATCAGGTGTTCCTTCTACCGAGCATAACGTTGCCCTCAGTGGTGGCGGTGGCAAGGTGAACTATTATCTTAGCGGTGCTGTCCTCAACCAGCGTGGTCTTATCCGTCATGGGAAAGACGAACTCACACGTTACAACTTCTCTGGTAAGATTACTGCCAACCTGAAGGATTGGTTCACAGTTACCTATAATACGAAGTGGGTACGTGAGGACTACAGCCGTCCGTCTTACATGACAGGACTCTTCTTCCATAATATTGCCCGTCGTTGGCCGACTAACCCTGTTTACGATCCAAACGGACACTATGTTCATGGTAATGAGATTCTTCAGATGGAGAACGGTGGTCTTGACAATACACAGCAGGACAAGCTCTACCAGCAGTTAGCTCTCGAGTTCAGACCACTCAAGGGTTGGAAGATCCGTCTGGAGGGTAACTACAATACCGTTAATTACCACAATCATTGGGATGTATTGCCTATCTACTACTATGACCAGAAGCAGAAACCGATAGCAGCTGCATGGAGTGGTGGCTACGCTGCAGGTAAGTCTGATGTAGGTGAGAGAATGTCAAAGAACAACTATTACAATGGTCGTTTCTTCACAGAGTATATGTTCACACTGAACGATAAGCATGACTTTAAGTTCCTGGCAGGTTTGGATATGGAGTCTAACCGTTACACTTCTCTTGGTGCTGCACGTGCTGACCTGATCAGTCCATTGGTTCCATCACTCAACAATGCTACTCACAAGGATGTAAGACCAAGTTTCTCTAACACTCAGTGGGCAACGATGGGTGTATTCGGTCGTGTCAACTACGCATATGACTCACGTTACCTTGCAGAGTTCTCAATCCGTCGTGATGGTTCTTCACGCTTTATCGGTGATAAGACATGGAGTACTTTCCCATCATTCGCATTGGGTTGGAATATTGCTAACGAAGAGTTCTTCAAGCCATTGACAAAGACTGTTAATACACTTAAACTTCGTGCTACCTACGGTGCTTTGGGTAACACTAATATTAAAGCACTCTATCCTTGGTTCTTGAGTCAGCCAGCAAGTGCTTCTGCTTCTTCATGGCTTGTTAACGGTGAGCGTGTGAATATCTCTAATGTTCCGGGACTGGTTTCACCTAACCTGACTTGGGAGAGCGTTCGCTCATGGAATATCGGTCTTGACTTCGGTATGTTCAACAACAGATTGCAGGGTACTTTCGACTACTTCGTTCGTACAACGAAGGATATGGTAGGTCCTGCTCCTGTCAAACCTTCTATCTTGGGTGCTACACAGCCAGCTGAGAACAATAGTGATATGCGTTCTAATGGTTGGGACTTAGAGGTTAGATGGCGTGATAGAATTGGTCAGGTTGGCTATGGTATCAAGCTCGTTCTTTCTGATGACTTCCAGACAATTACACGTTACTACAATCCAAACCGTCTGCTTTCAGAGTGGTGCGAAGGCAAGCGCATGGGTGACATCTACGGTTATGAAGTAGAGGGTATTGCACAGTCAAACGAACAGATGAACGAATGGCTGGCTAACAACAGACCTTCATGGGGCTCTAACTGGGCGGCTGGTGACGTTATGTATAAGGACTTGAACGGTGACAAGAAGGTGAACAGCGGTAAGGGCACTTATGACGATATGGGTGACTTGCGCAAGATTGGTAACTCATTGCCACGCTATCGTTTCGGTATTACTTTGGATGCTAACTGGAAGGGATTCGACTTCCTTATCTTTATGCAGGGTGTTGGTAAGCGCGACTTCTGGGATTCTTCTCCTTACAGCGTAGGTGCAAATACTGGTATGTGGCAGGCTGCAGGTTTCAAGGAGCACTTAGATTACTGGCGTCCGGCAACAGACACCAACTTCGGTCCTAATCCTAACGGCTTCTACCCACGTCCTCTCTTTGGTCAGGGTTCCAAGAACTTCCAGACAAGTGACCGTTACTTGCAGAATGCAGCTTACATGAGAATCAAGAACATACAGATTGGTTACACACTTCCTATTGCTATTGCAAGCAAGATCGGTGCAAACCGTGTTCGTTTCTACTTCTCTGCAGAGAACCTTGCAACATTCACACAGATGAACAAAATCTTTGACCCAGAGGCTACTGGTGGTGACTGGGGACCTGGTAAGCTCTACCCACTCCAGAGAACAGTCTCTTTCGGTTTAAATCTTAACTTTTAA
- a CDS encoding sugar O-acetyltransferase, whose amino-acid sequence MTEKEKQQQGMLYQANDPEVLKDLYRCENECYEINQIPPSRREERMERLGKLFGKAGEGMFIVAPFFCDYGYNIEVGENFFANTNCVILDEAKVTFGDNVFIAPNCSFYTAGHPLDVGQRNRKIEYALPIHVGNNVWIGGNVVVVPGVTIGDNTTIGAGSVVTHDIPSGVLAAGNPCKVIRKIEG is encoded by the coding sequence ATGACAGAGAAGGAAAAACAGCAGCAGGGGATGCTTTATCAGGCAAATGATCCGGAGGTTCTGAAGGACCTTTATCGCTGTGAGAATGAATGTTATGAAATCAATCAGATACCACCATCACGCAGGGAGGAGCGTATGGAACGCCTGGGGAAGCTGTTTGGTAAGGCTGGCGAAGGGATGTTTATCGTGGCTCCGTTCTTCTGTGACTATGGTTATAATATAGAAGTCGGTGAGAATTTCTTTGCTAATACCAACTGTGTAATCCTTGATGAGGCTAAGGTGACATTCGGTGACAATGTCTTTATTGCGCCTAACTGTTCTTTCTATACAGCCGGGCATCCTCTTGATGTTGGACAGCGGAACAGGAAGATAGAGTATGCCCTGCCCATTCACGTGGGCAATAATGTGTGGATTGGTGGCAACGTTGTCGTTGTCCCGGGTGTTACGATAGGCGATAATACCACGATTGGTGCCGGATCAGTCGTTACACATGACATTCCGAGTGGTGTCCTGGCTGCGGGTAATCCCTGTAAAGTCATAAGAAAGATTGAAGGGTAG
- a CDS encoding MgtC/SapB family protein, producing MNMITYEFMLRLFIAAMLGGVIGLEREYRAKEAGFRTHFLVALGSALFMILSQFGFDGVLGHYEQVSLDPSRIASQVVTGIGFIGAGTIIFQKHVVRGLTTAAGLWVTSAIGMTTGAGMYVLSIAATVLVLLCLEALYFILQHFGTRNINVTFSSPKEENIQLVLQRLRDKEVIIYSYEMQRKNTSSGHYYLVTMEMKLKRKSYQSHLLSFMSEFKDVTVESME from the coding sequence ATGAACATGATAACTTATGAATTCATGCTGCGGCTGTTCATAGCCGCCATGCTGGGTGGTGTCATTGGTCTGGAACGAGAATATCGTGCGAAGGAAGCCGGCTTCCGAACACATTTTCTCGTGGCATTAGGCAGTGCTCTGTTTATGATTCTGTCACAATTCGGCTTTGACGGCGTGTTAGGACATTACGAACAGGTGTCGCTCGACCCCAGCCGTATCGCCTCACAGGTAGTAACGGGTATCGGTTTCATTGGTGCAGGAACGATTATCTTTCAGAAACATGTGGTACGAGGACTTACCACAGCAGCAGGTCTTTGGGTGACATCCGCCATCGGTATGACTACCGGTGCAGGCATGTATGTGCTGTCTATTGCCGCAACCGTCCTTGTCCTTCTTTGTCTGGAAGCACTCTATTTCATCCTGCAGCACTTCGGCACACGCAATATAAACGTAACATTCAGTTCACCGAAAGAGGAAAATATCCAGCTTGTACTGCAACGACTGCGTGACAAAGAGGTGATAATCTATTCCTACGAGATGCAACGCAAAAACACTTCCTCTGGTCATTACTACCTTGTGACGATGGAAATGAAGCTCAAACGCAAGAGCTATCAAAGCCATCTTCTCAGTTTCATGTCTGAATTCAAGGATGTGACTGTGGAGTCAATGGAATAA